Proteins from a genomic interval of Nostoc sp. 'Peltigera membranacea cyanobiont' N6:
- the dinB gene encoding DNA polymerase IV, translated as MRKIVHVDMDAFYASVEQRDNPSYRGKPLVVGGSPNQRGVVAAASYEARKFGIHSAMPSITAFVFDVAAGIAKCPGLIFVRPRFDVYREISTAIHAIFKRYTDLVEGVALDEAYLDVTENKQNIPYASTIAKHIKTAIFQETQLTATAGVSINKFLAKMASGQNKPNGLTVILPEDAIAFVEQLPIEKFHGIGEVTAAKMHSLGIHSGADLKGRTLSDLTHHFGKAGHYYYKIARAEDDRPVEANRVRKSIGAENSFAQDLSDVGQMLQELEQIAQIVEQRLEQHETRGRTLTLKVKFSDYQQLTRSKTMLAPISELSTIFEIAKALFESIDLENRSIRLLGIALSNLDNAKQTQVIQLPLFQNAGIIF; from the coding sequence GTGAGAAAGATAGTTCACGTTGATATGGATGCCTTCTACGCATCGGTGGAACAGAGGGACAACCCTAGTTACCGAGGTAAACCGTTAGTAGTCGGTGGCAGCCCGAATCAGCGAGGCGTAGTTGCAGCAGCCAGTTATGAAGCTCGTAAGTTTGGTATTCACTCTGCGATGCCTTCAATAACTGCGTTCGTCTTTGACGTTGCCGCAGGCATCGCTAAATGCCCTGGACTGATATTCGTCAGACCGAGATTCGACGTTTACCGAGAGATTTCTACTGCAATCCACGCCATATTCAAACGCTACACTGATTTAGTGGAAGGAGTTGCACTAGATGAAGCATATTTGGACGTTACTGAGAATAAGCAAAACATCCCCTACGCTTCTACTATCGCAAAACACATCAAAACTGCGATTTTCCAAGAAACCCAGTTGACGGCAACCGCAGGCGTATCGATTAACAAGTTTCTTGCAAAAATGGCATCAGGGCAGAATAAGCCGAATGGACTGACGGTTATTTTACCGGAGGATGCGATCGCCTTCGTAGAACAACTGCCGATTGAAAAGTTCCACGGCATTGGAGAAGTTACAGCAGCGAAAATGCACTCACTTGGGATTCATAGTGGTGCAGATTTGAAGGGGCGGACTCTTTCTGACTTAACACACCATTTTGGGAAAGCTGGTCATTATTACTATAAGATTGCCAGGGCAGAAGATGACCGACCAGTTGAAGCGAATCGGGTTCGCAAATCGATTGGTGCAGAAAACTCGTTTGCACAGGACTTAAGCGATGTCGGTCAGATGTTGCAGGAACTTGAACAGATTGCCCAGATAGTGGAGCAACGGTTAGAGCAACATGAAACGCGAGGACGCACATTAACCTTGAAAGTCAAGTTTTCTGACTATCAGCAGTTAACCCGTAGTAAGACAATGCTTGCTCCCATCAGTGAACTCTCTACGATTTTTGAGATAGCCAAAGCGCTGTTTGAGTCGATTGATCTGGAAAACCGCAGTATTAGGTTGCTGGGAATTGCATTGTCCAATCTGGATAACGCCAAACAAACCCAAGTAATTCAATTGCCACTATTCCAAAATGCAGGCATTATATTTTAG
- a CDS encoding TetR/AcrR family transcriptional regulator, with amino-acid sequence MPKETYIPYLIRLFRQFGYDGATLSKISEATGLGKASLYHHFPGGKDEMVETVLDFLQQWLAQNILTALTSQGDALTRLQRMCHRLSELYEGGHQPCMSAILLMGSARDIFHTRVNALFCIWINAIANVLIESGMDEELAKYRGEDAVIAIQGSLILSQGLNDPSPFMRVIQQLPRQLCTPKPGLKKDD; translated from the coding sequence ATGCCCAAAGAAACATATATTCCATATCTCATACGGCTGTTTCGCCAATTCGGGTATGATGGCGCAACTCTATCTAAAATTTCTGAAGCTACTGGGCTTGGGAAAGCCAGCCTTTATCATCACTTTCCTGGCGGTAAGGATGAAATGGTTGAGACAGTGCTAGATTTTCTTCAACAGTGGTTAGCCCAAAACATCTTGACAGCACTTACCTCCCAAGGTGATGCACTAACACGATTACAGAGGATGTGCCATCGCCTGAGCGAACTTTATGAAGGAGGACATCAACCCTGTATGTCTGCCATTTTATTAATGGGTTCAGCCCGTGATATCTTTCACACTAGAGTTAATGCTTTATTCTGTATCTGGATTAATGCGATTGCTAATGTTTTAATCGAAAGTGGTATGGATGAAGAACTCGCCAAATATCGAGGGGAAGATGCAGTGATTGCTATTCAAGGTTCCTTAATTTTGTCACAAGGGTTGAATGATCCATCTCCTTTTATGCGTGTTATTCAACAACTACCTAGACAACTTTGTACTCCAAAGCCAGGGCTAAAAAAAGACGATTAA
- the rppA gene encoding two-component system response regulator RppA has product MRVLLVEDEPDLGAAIKRTLNQQKYLVDWVMDGCEAWAYLENSSAQYTVAVIDWMLPGISGLELCKKLRCQANPLPILILTARDRMEDKVTGLDAGADDYLVKPFGMVELLARLRALQRRSPHFQPQQLTVGNLTLDYGNSTVVRQNMIGEQQSISLTNKEFQLLEYFMKHPKQIVTTEQIRNQIWEVNAESSSNVVAAQIRLLRRKLTNSDCPNLIETLHGMGYRLNFTNESE; this is encoded by the coding sequence ATGAGGGTGCTGCTAGTCGAAGATGAACCAGATTTAGGGGCTGCTATCAAGCGTACCTTAAACCAACAAAAATACTTAGTTGATTGGGTGATGGATGGTTGTGAAGCATGGGCTTACTTAGAAAATAGCTCGGCACAATATACAGTAGCGGTTATTGACTGGATGCTTCCAGGAATTAGTGGTTTAGAACTGTGTAAAAAACTGCGTTGTCAAGCAAATCCTCTTCCTATCTTGATACTAACTGCTAGAGATAGGATGGAAGATAAAGTTACTGGCTTAGATGCAGGTGCAGATGACTACTTAGTGAAGCCCTTTGGGATGGTGGAATTATTAGCTCGATTGCGAGCTTTGCAGCGTCGCTCTCCGCATTTCCAACCCCAACAATTGACTGTTGGTAACTTGACTCTAGATTATGGCAACAGTACAGTTGTAAGGCAAAATATGATAGGTGAACAGCAAAGCATTTCTTTAACTAATAAAGAGTTCCAACTATTGGAATATTTTATGAAGCATCCCAAGCAGATTGTCACTACTGAACAAATTCGCAATCAGATTTGGGAAGTTAATGCGGAATCTAGTAGCAATGTAGTGGCGGCGCAAATACGTTTATTACGTCGTAAACTTACCAATAGCGACTGTCCTAACTTGATTGAAACTTTGCATGGTATGGGATATCGTCTGAATTTCACCAATGAATCAGAATAA
- a CDS encoding glutathione S-transferase family protein — protein sequence MIQLYGYELSGNSYKVKLMLSLLGLDYEWVKVDLPRGAHKQPEFLALNSFGQVPVLVDGNTILADAQAILVYLARQYGTEGWLPLEPEPMSRVIRWLSTTAGEVRLGPESARLYHLFKATDINLERVNQKSEFILTQLNNHLAEGEWLELGHPTIADVAVFPYIALANDGKISLEPYAHVQAWIERLKHLPGFIGMIGIEEPARV from the coding sequence ATGATTCAGCTTTACGGTTACGAACTCTCTGGCAACAGCTATAAAGTAAAACTAATGTTGTCGCTATTAGGCTTAGATTACGAATGGGTAAAAGTTGATTTGCCTAGAGGAGCGCACAAACAGCCAGAATTTTTAGCACTCAATTCTTTTGGTCAAGTGCCAGTTTTGGTTGATGGAAATACTATATTGGCAGATGCTCAAGCAATTCTAGTTTATTTAGCTCGACAGTATGGCACAGAAGGGTGGTTGCCTCTGGAGCCAGAGCCGATGAGTCGTGTAATTCGCTGGTTATCTACAACTGCGGGAGAAGTTCGGCTTGGCCCTGAATCGGCACGTTTATATCACCTGTTTAAAGCTACTGACATCAATCTAGAACGAGTAAATCAAAAATCAGAGTTTATCCTCACACAACTTAATAATCATCTAGCAGAAGGTGAATGGCTAGAGTTGGGACATCCTACGATTGCCGATGTTGCTGTTTTTCCATACATCGCCCTCGCCAACGATGGTAAGATTTCTCTCGAACCCTATGCTCACGTTCAAGCCTGGATTGAACGGCTCAAGCATCTCCCCGGTTTTATTGGAATGATTGGTATTGAAGAACCTGCTAGAGTTTAG
- a CDS encoding DUF2808 domain-containing protein, whose amino-acid sequence MKKTLIYAVVCSLATTALISPDYTNAKIDNNKVASIENNIQSTPAGWQFVKLAFQLHVPKKGKALSQLIIDVPSPVAVSNDIDVLDDKGQKIKINISLESKRIIIDFPEPVTSSTTKLQINLNKVLQPILGSTSSYHLSGKVVGSDVEIPISEAQFSPF is encoded by the coding sequence ATGAAGAAAACATTGATTTATGCTGTTGTATGTAGTCTGGCTACCACAGCTTTAATTTCTCCTGACTATACAAATGCGAAAATAGATAATAATAAGGTTGCTAGTATTGAAAATAATATCCAATCTACTCCTGCTGGTTGGCAATTCGTTAAATTGGCCTTCCAGTTACACGTTCCCAAAAAGGGAAAGGCTCTTTCGCAGCTAATTATTGATGTTCCATCCCCAGTAGCTGTAAGTAATGATATTGATGTCTTGGATGATAAAGGTCAAAAAATAAAAATTAATATCTCTTTAGAGAGTAAAAGAATTATTATAGATTTTCCTGAACCAGTTACTTCCAGCACTACTAAGTTACAAATAAATCTCAACAAAGTACTTCAACCAATTCTTGGTTCTACTTCTAGTTACCATCTTTCGGGTAAAGTCGTTGGTAGTGACGTAGAGATTCCTATAAGTGAAGCTCAATTTTCTCCATTTTAA
- a CDS encoding pyridoxamine 5'-phosphate oxidase family protein, whose amino-acid sequence MPRKFGEIAFTPEVEAAQSQRGSRQTYERYIANGPANDSITLEIAEFIAHLDGFYLGTVSSNGYPYIQFRGGAPGFLKVLNEKTLGFADFSGNVQYITVGNLEGEAKAFLFLMDYRQRRRIKVWGKAEYVEGDSALIERLRIPGYPAKVERAILFHVEALSENCSQHIPIRYSATEVEAMMAPLVARIEELEQKFVGE is encoded by the coding sequence ATGCCACGCAAATTTGGAGAAATTGCTTTTACTCCTGAAGTTGAAGCCGCCCAGTCACAACGGGGATCACGGCAAACCTATGAACGCTACATTGCCAACGGGCCTGCCAATGATTCAATTACACTAGAAATTGCCGAATTTATTGCTCATTTGGATGGGTTTTATTTGGGAACAGTCAGTTCCAATGGCTATCCCTATATCCAGTTTCGTGGAGGAGCGCCCGGTTTCCTGAAAGTGTTGAATGAGAAAACCCTGGGATTCGCCGATTTTTCTGGGAATGTGCAGTACATTACCGTAGGCAACCTTGAAGGAGAAGCAAAAGCATTTCTGTTCCTGATGGATTACCGCCAACGCAGACGTATCAAAGTTTGGGGTAAGGCAGAATATGTTGAAGGGGATAGTGCTTTAATTGAGCGACTTCGCATCCCTGGCTATCCAGCAAAAGTTGAGCGAGCTATTCTATTTCATGTCGAAGCTTTGAGTGAAAATTGTTCTCAACACATACCTATCCGCTATTCTGCTACCGAGGTTGAAGCTATGATGGCTCCCCTTGTGGCTCGAATTGAAGAGTTAGAACAGAAATTCGTTGGGGAATAA
- a CDS encoding DUF2786 domain-containing protein — protein sequence MQTQVLELEKIADKIRKLFALSQSPNEAEASAAAAKAQEMLTRHNLSIASLQDWTPQPLEEEVVRQFKRMTSWKFILLSGVCWGNYCSAITRHYHSGSKMIILGRKVNIVSTQIQFEYLEQTIERLAKQAVGDRTFRNAFKLGAANRFVSRILENRDQQKNQGIAGTTESVAVPAIIVQALYEKLESELEAYLNKVKVKQMAVPSIGSKDGYFSGISAADSVSLNRQVSSSQQHYLPG from the coding sequence ATGCAGACACAGGTGTTAGAACTAGAAAAAATCGCTGACAAAATTAGAAAACTATTCGCACTTAGCCAATCTCCCAACGAAGCAGAGGCAAGCGCTGCCGCAGCTAAAGCCCAAGAAATGCTAACCCGGCACAATTTATCAATAGCCTCACTCCAAGATTGGACACCTCAACCACTAGAAGAAGAAGTGGTTCGCCAGTTCAAACGTATGACATCGTGGAAATTTATTTTACTAAGTGGTGTTTGTTGGGGGAATTACTGCTCTGCGATCACCAGACACTACCATAGCGGGTCTAAAATGATTATCTTAGGGCGAAAAGTGAATATCGTCTCTACTCAGATTCAGTTTGAGTATCTTGAACAAACTATTGAACGACTGGCAAAACAAGCCGTAGGCGATCGCACTTTTAGAAATGCTTTTAAATTAGGTGCTGCTAATAGATTTGTAAGTAGGATTCTTGAGAATCGTGATCAACAGAAAAATCAAGGGATTGCTGGAACTACTGAATCAGTTGCAGTACCCGCCATTATCGTGCAAGCGCTCTACGAAAAACTAGAATCTGAGTTAGAAGCATATCTAAACAAGGTGAAAGTTAAACAAATGGCTGTACCATCAATTGGTTCAAAAGACGGATATTTCTCTGGTATATCTGCGGCTGATTCTGTCTCTCTTAATCGCCAAGTTAGTAGCAGTCAACAGCACTATCTGCCAGGTTAA
- a CDS encoding DUF2808 domain-containing protein, producing MKRSLIYAIVLTLGSTAIIAPSYASAGTDDGRVPHVDGNSQFPPTRWGIGGTFRHTFRLHVPQNSKAVTQILVKVPDNVTISNNIHDINVVDEKGQKININVSVNGKTILLAFAEPVAPNSKLEIDLNKIKRRNLGNGSVYSFSAREVGIDAEIPIGVAWFRFY from the coding sequence ATGAAGAGGTCATTGATTTACGCCATTGTATTGACCCTGGGTAGCACAGCTATTATTGCTCCTAGCTATGCAAGCGCTGGAACAGATGATGGTAGGGTTCCCCATGTTGATGGAAATTCACAATTCCCTCCTACACGCTGGGGAATTGGAGGAACTTTTAGACATACTTTCCGTTTACACGTTCCCCAAAATAGCAAAGCTGTTACCCAAATACTTGTCAAAGTTCCAGACAATGTAACTATAAGTAATAACATTCATGATATCAATGTCGTGGATGAAAAGGGGCAGAAAATTAACATTAATGTATCTGTCAACGGTAAAACAATACTATTAGCTTTCGCCGAACCAGTTGCTCCTAACAGTAAGTTGGAGATTGACCTTAATAAAATAAAAAGGCGAAATCTTGGTAATGGTTCTGTCTACAGCTTCTCAGCTAGAGAGGTTGGCATTGATGCAGAAATTCCCATAGGTGTGGCATGGTTTCGTTTTTACTAA
- a CDS encoding DUF3368 domain-containing protein, with translation MIVVSDTTPLSELSKVGRLDLLPAVFGRVIIPQQVYAELTTGDHPAVLAVKSALWLEVLSISNNQLIEQLQLETDLDLGECSAIILAEELKADQLLIDEKAGRKVAISRGLPIIGLVGVIILAKEQGLIDNVKNILDDLMSKGTRISPKIYDYALITAREI, from the coding sequence ATGATTGTTGTCTCAGATACAACCCCATTAAGTGAACTTTCTAAAGTTGGTAGATTAGACTTGCTTCCGGCTGTTTTTGGTAGAGTAATAATTCCTCAACAAGTATATGCAGAATTAACAACGGGGGATCATCCCGCAGTTTTAGCTGTAAAATCAGCCTTATGGCTAGAAGTTCTTTCTATAAGTAATAACCAACTCATTGAACAATTACAATTAGAAACCGACTTGGATTTAGGAGAATGTTCGGCAATTATTTTGGCAGAAGAATTAAAAGCAGATCAACTTTTAATTGATGAAAAAGCTGGGAGAAAAGTTGCTATTAGTAGAGGCTTGCCAATTATTGGTTTAGTTGGAGTGATTATCTTAGCAAAAGAGCAAGGTTTGATTGATAATGTCAAGAATATTTTAGATGATTTAATGAGTAAAGGAACAAGAATCAGCCCAAAAATTTATGATTATGCTCTGATTACAGCAAGAGAAATTTAA
- a CDS encoding DUF1392 family protein — protein sequence MINLVQTLETCWYVSPPWGKEIPPLEVSLLEKVYVTTTKSFGYCCGIEWSAKGWNYEIVSGNDNLTVLGREIIGTGNLQLVIKEKPVFCLGETVEFRFHGNGPPARIVQGIQLIYDSWFYCIEWMSPGISENGDASGEEKMGQASYPTDPPSTQTSTPKKPAPFSKPLPRDELFTFRDAIALGGASPIARVTDYDLERVRL from the coding sequence ATGATTAACCTTGTCCAGACTTTAGAAACTTGCTGGTATGTTTCACCACCTTGGGGTAAAGAGATTCCCCCATTAGAAGTTTCCCTGTTGGAGAAAGTCTACGTCACTACCACCAAATCTTTCGGTTACTGTTGCGGTATAGAGTGGTCAGCTAAAGGCTGGAATTATGAGATTGTCTCCGGCAACGATAATCTAACTGTTTTAGGACGTGAAATCATTGGTACAGGCAACTTACAATTAGTTATCAAAGAAAAGCCTGTGTTTTGCCTGGGTGAAACCGTCGAGTTCCGATTTCATGGCAATGGGCCACCAGCAAGGATTGTCCAGGGCATCCAACTGATTTACGATTCCTGGTTCTACTGCATCGAATGGATGTCCCCAGGAATATCTGAAAACGGTGACGCATCTGGCGAAGAGAAAATGGGGCAGGCTTCGTACCCAACCGATCCTCCATCTACGCAGACAAGCACCCCCAAAAAGCCTGCCCCATTTTCTAAGCCGTTACCCCGTGACGAGCTTTTTACTTTCAGAGATGCAATCGCCCTTGGCGGGGCTTCGCCCATCGCACGAGTGACTGACTATGATTTAGAGAGGGTGCGATTATGA
- the rppB gene encoding two-component system sensor histidine kinase RppB has product MNQNKLFRLTRIRLALYYAIVMGLILSIFAFGFYRAVFHAHVVALDSEIESVAGTLHDSIELKLQSPGRLEPLAHQLFPNIDKCGTGATNCIQQQPDSKRHLLGIVTKSSYYIRFFDTSGKLIATAGYHPEGLPDVFNQKTWQFLKDSKGKDYHQITLALHTQNYQDWGYMQVGRSLQEFNHYLDSVKLVSVLGLLIAMVMIASASWWLSGLAMQPIYQSYRQIQQFTADVAHELRTPLAATGATVESALLMSQIDEEETRDILQTIQRQNQRLTTLVVDLLMLARLDKQAQKLQRENCCLNDIVSDLVEEFEAMAAAAGVKLTSLIQVEQPVDIMGNSDQLYRLFSNLIVNAIQYTPTGREVTVLLERNDYNAIIKVQDTGIGIPKHELTQIFHRFYRVSSDRSRSTGGSGLGLAIVQAIVHSHHGSIDVQSELGKGSTFTIKLPFNARPINSVHSISIWKMLYKSSRK; this is encoded by the coding sequence ATGAATCAGAATAAGCTGTTTCGACTCACCCGCATTCGGTTGGCTCTATATTATGCCATCGTTATGGGTTTAATTTTAAGCATATTTGCTTTCGGTTTTTACCGTGCTGTGTTCCATGCCCATGTAGTAGCTTTGGACAGTGAAATCGAGTCTGTAGCAGGAACATTACACGACAGTATCGAACTAAAGCTACAGTCACCTGGACGTTTAGAACCATTGGCACATCAGTTATTCCCAAATATAGATAAATGTGGAACTGGAGCTACTAATTGTATTCAACAACAGCCAGATTCTAAACGTCATCTTCTTGGGATCGTTACTAAAAGTAGCTACTATATACGTTTTTTTGATACTTCGGGAAAATTAATTGCTACTGCTGGTTATCATCCAGAGGGATTACCTGACGTTTTTAATCAAAAAACTTGGCAATTTCTCAAAGACAGCAAAGGCAAAGATTACCATCAAATTACTCTAGCACTGCATACCCAAAATTATCAAGACTGGGGATATATGCAAGTAGGGCGAAGTCTACAAGAGTTTAATCATTACTTGGATAGTGTGAAATTAGTTTCGGTATTAGGGCTGTTAATTGCAATGGTTATGATTGCTAGTGCTAGTTGGTGGTTATCAGGATTAGCTATGCAGCCAATCTATCAATCATATCGACAGATTCAACAGTTTACAGCAGACGTAGCACATGAATTACGAACGCCTTTAGCTGCAACAGGTGCAACGGTGGAATCGGCACTTTTAATGTCCCAAATAGATGAAGAAGAGACAAGGGATATTTTACAAACTATACAACGTCAAAATCAACGGCTAACTACTTTGGTTGTTGATTTATTAATGTTAGCACGTTTAGATAAACAAGCCCAAAAATTACAACGTGAAAATTGTTGTCTAAATGATATTGTTAGCGATTTAGTTGAGGAATTTGAAGCGATGGCAGCTGCCGCAGGGGTAAAGCTGACATCTTTGATACAAGTGGAGCAACCCGTGGATATTATGGGTAATTCTGACCAGCTTTATCGCTTGTTTTCTAATTTAATTGTCAACGCAATCCAATACACGCCCACAGGTAGAGAAGTAACAGTTCTCTTAGAGCGTAATGACTATAATGCCATCATCAAAGTTCAAGATACAGGTATTGGTATCCCTAAACACGAACTAACTCAAATTTTTCATCGTTTTTATCGAGTCAGTAGCGATCGCTCCCGTAGCACTGGCGGATCTGGATTAGGATTAGCTATTGTCCAAGCAATTGTTCACTCCCATCACGGCAGCATAGATGTGCAAAGTGAATTAGGCAAAGGCAGTACTTTTACTATAAAGTTACCATTCAATGCCCGTCCCATTAATAGTGTTCATTCTATCTCCATCTGGAAGATGTTATATAAGTCATCACGTAAATAG
- a CDS encoding DinB/UmuC family translesion DNA polymerase, with protein sequence MLQELEQIAQIVEQQLEQHETRGRTLTLKVKFSDYHQITVVSISQAHQ encoded by the coding sequence ATGTTGCAAGAACTCGAACAGATTGCCCAAATTGTCGAGCAACAGTTAGAGCAGCACGAAACACGAGGCCGCACATTAACATTGAAAGTCAAGTTTTCTGACTATCATCAGATAACCGTCGTAAGCATTTCACAAGCTCATCAGTGA
- a CDS encoding UPF0175 family protein, which translates to MTKVEFTIPVHSVNNTIREEAETKAKEAYVMTLLKYGEISSGKASQLLGIPRLDVIDLMSKHEISLFDDSMTLEEFQQEVNQAKVKLQGNNL; encoded by the coding sequence ATGACTAAAGTAGAATTTACTATTCCCGTTCATTCTGTTAATAATACCATTAGAGAAGAAGCAGAAACTAAAGCCAAAGAAGCTTATGTGATGACTCTACTTAAATATGGAGAAATTAGCAGTGGTAAGGCTAGTCAATTACTAGGAATTCCTAGACTAGACGTAATAGATTTAATGTCTAAGCATGAAATATCCCTATTTGACGATAGTATGACTTTAGAGGAATTTCAGCAAGAAGTTAATCAAGCAAAAGTGAAATTACAAGGCAATAATCTATGA
- a CDS encoding glycosyltransferase → MGLKFAPIAGNMQEFLQSKQGQRLIAGEKLKKEEGDKLLLQQLESAWSACQGSEVIIYTPLATFGYHIAEKLGVPCFFASVLPLTPTGMFGFLRFAQIAKNPLKKAINYGSYLLVEFLHWQRYRQLLNHFRTETLKLPPLPYLGRRFRRKTPANVSRIPILYGFSSHVIPRPRDWPAWVYVTGFWFIDQASEYEPPLELEDFLGRKQLPLCFGFGSMTMPNPEYLTHYIVEALKKTRQGGIILSGWGNVGRTVNIKDSLRVFVIKEVPHDWLFPQVPAVVHHGGASTTAAVLRAGTPSITVPFFADQPVWGEKLTRLGVSPAPIPYKKVSDKTLAAAIEIVLGDEVMRSKAQELGEKIRGEDGVVNAVEAFHRHLGLIG, encoded by the coding sequence GTGGGTTTAAAGTTTGCACCGATCGCTGGCAATATGCAAGAGTTTTTGCAATCGAAACAAGGGCAGCGATTGATTGCGGGAGAAAAGTTGAAAAAAGAAGAAGGAGATAAGCTTTTACTTCAACAGTTAGAATCAGCTTGGAGTGCGTGTCAGGGAAGTGAGGTGATTATTTACACGCCGTTAGCTACCTTTGGATATCACATTGCAGAGAAATTAGGCGTACCTTGCTTTTTTGCGTCAGTTCTGCCGTTGACTCCCACAGGGATGTTTGGGTTTTTGAGATTTGCTCAAATAGCTAAAAACCCGCTAAAGAAAGCGATCAACTATGGCAGCTACTTGCTGGTAGAGTTCTTGCACTGGCAAAGATATCGTCAACTGCTCAATCACTTCAGAACAGAAACTTTGAAATTGCCGCCCTTACCATATTTGGGCAGACGCTTCAGACGGAAGACTCCGGCGAATGTATCACGAATCCCTATATTGTATGGATTTAGTTCGCACGTCATCCCAAGACCCCGTGACTGGCCTGCATGGGTGTATGTAACTGGTTTTTGGTTTATTGACCAAGCCTCCGAATATGAGCCACCTCTGGAACTAGAGGATTTTCTTGGACGAAAGCAATTACCTTTGTGTTTTGGGTTTGGGAGCATGACGATGCCCAATCCAGAATATCTCACACACTACATCGTGGAAGCTCTAAAGAAAACCCGTCAAGGCGGGATTATATTATCAGGCTGGGGAAATGTTGGAAGAACAGTGAATATAAAAGATTCGCTACGAGTGTTTGTGATCAAGGAAGTTCCTCATGATTGGCTATTTCCCCAAGTGCCAGCAGTAGTGCATCACGGAGGAGCTAGTACAACGGCAGCAGTGTTACGTGCAGGGACACCATCAATTACTGTACCTTTTTTTGCAGATCAGCCAGTTTGGGGTGAAAAGCTAACTCGGTTAGGAGTCAGCCCTGCGCCGATACCGTACAAGAAAGTGTCAGATAAAACTTTAGCAGCAGCGATTGAAATCGTACTGGGTGATGAGGTGATGCGGTCTAAAGCCCAGGAGTTAGGTGAGAAAATCAGGGGTGAAGATGGTGTGGTGAATGCTGTTGAAGCATTCCATCGGCATTTAGGGTTGATTGGGTGA